One Granulicella sp. 5B5 DNA window includes the following coding sequences:
- a CDS encoding glucose 1-dehydrogenase: MPNSNILDLFRLNGKVALVTGAASGLGAAIATGLAQAGAAVAVHGNRRAATETAFAITTAGGISTAFQADLSNTEGADHLYSAVHAHFGQVDILINNAGTIHRDAAVDTTLESWQQVLQVNLTSVFQLSQLFARDVFARNAKGKIVNIASLLSFQGGIRVPAYASSKGGVAQLTKALANEWAPRGIQVNAIAPGYFATTNTEALQADETRNRQILERIPANRWGQPQDLAGAALYLSSPASDYVTGTVLTVDGGWMGR; this comes from the coding sequence ATGCCGAACTCGAACATCCTCGATCTCTTCCGCCTCAACGGTAAAGTCGCCCTCGTCACCGGAGCCGCCAGCGGTCTCGGCGCAGCCATCGCCACCGGCCTCGCCCAGGCCGGCGCAGCCGTCGCCGTCCACGGCAACCGCCGTGCCGCCACCGAGACCGCCTTCGCCATCACCACCGCCGGCGGCATCTCCACCGCCTTCCAGGCCGATCTTTCAAACACCGAAGGCGCGGACCACCTCTACTCCGCCGTCCACGCGCACTTCGGCCAGGTCGACATCCTCATCAACAACGCCGGCACCATCCACCGCGACGCCGCCGTAGATACCACGCTCGAGAGCTGGCAACAGGTGCTTCAGGTCAACCTCACCAGCGTCTTCCAGCTCTCGCAACTCTTCGCCCGCGACGTCTTCGCACGCAACGCCAAAGGCAAGATCGTCAACATCGCCAGCCTCCTCAGCTTCCAGGGAGGCATCCGCGTCCCCGCCTACGCCTCATCCAAAGGCGGCGTCGCACAGCTCACCAAAGCCCTCGCCAACGAGTGGGCCCCACGCGGCATCCAGGTCAACGCCATCGCCCCCGGCTACTTCGCCACCACGAACACCGAGGCCCTGCAAGCCGACGAGACACGCAACCGCCAGATCCTCGAACGCATCCCTGCCAACCGCTGGGGCCAACCGCAAGACCTGGCGGGCGCAGCCCTCTACCTCAGTTCCCCCGCCAGCGACTACGTCACCGGCACCGTCCTCACCGTAGATGGCGGCTGGATGGGTCGTTAG
- the kduI gene encoding 5-dehydro-4-deoxy-D-glucuronate isomerase: MKLMQMADAVRYPRMTTAELRETFLLEEAFVPGAITLAYVDLDRAVLGGAVPTDKTLMLETYPELRAEYFCERRELGVFNVGGEGTVTVDGTAYELGKLSCLYVGRGSKSVTFASKDASAPAAFYLLSYPAHTEYPTKMVTFAELEAGAVHLGSEETCNKRSIYKAIFLDGIKSCQLVMGFTLLAPGSNWNTMPPHTHMRRSEVYFYFDVDAAQRVMHLMGPADETRHLVLSDRSIVVSPGWSIHAGVGTKSYGFCWGMGGENQRYDDMDPVAIADLK, from the coding sequence ATGAAGCTGATGCAGATGGCGGATGCCGTACGGTATCCGAGGATGACGACGGCGGAGCTGCGCGAGACGTTTTTGCTGGAAGAGGCGTTCGTGCCGGGCGCGATCACGCTGGCGTATGTGGACCTGGACCGCGCGGTGCTGGGCGGTGCGGTGCCGACCGACAAGACATTGATGCTGGAGACCTATCCGGAGTTGCGTGCGGAGTATTTCTGCGAGCGGCGCGAGCTGGGCGTGTTCAACGTGGGCGGCGAGGGTACGGTAACCGTCGATGGCACAGCGTATGAGCTGGGCAAGCTGTCGTGCCTGTACGTCGGGCGGGGCAGCAAGAGCGTAACGTTTGCGAGCAAGGACGCGAGTGCGCCTGCTGCGTTTTATCTGCTGAGCTATCCGGCGCACACGGAGTATCCGACGAAGATGGTGACCTTCGCCGAGCTTGAGGCGGGCGCCGTGCATCTGGGCAGTGAGGAGACCTGCAACAAACGCTCGATCTACAAGGCGATCTTTCTGGATGGCATCAAGAGCTGCCAGCTGGTGATGGGCTTTACGCTGCTAGCTCCGGGGTCGAACTGGAACACGATGCCTCCGCATACGCATATGCGGCGCAGCGAGGTGTACTTCTACTTCGATGTGGATGCTGCGCAGCGTGTGATGCACCTGATGGGGCCGGCGGATGAGACTCGGCATCTGGTGCTGAGCGATCGCAGCATTGTGGTGAGCCCGGGGTGGAGCATCCATGCGGGCGTTGGCACCAAGAGCTACGGTTTCTGCTGGGGCATGGGCGGCGAGAACCAGCGCTATGACGATATGGACCCGGTGGCAATCGCGGATCTGAAGTGA
- a CDS encoding bifunctional 4-hydroxy-2-oxoglutarate aldolase/2-dehydro-3-deoxy-phosphogluconate aldolase, whose translation MKKSDVLEQIRKIGLVPVLRAESESQALALAGAIADGGVTCMEVTMTVPGALKVMARLAKERPEILLGAGTVLDAETAKECVGEGATFIVSPAFDEKTVSYCRAHEIAVLPGALTPTEVIRAWDAGADVVKIFPASAMGGAKYLKSLKAPLPNIEMIPTGGVSLATAHEFLDAGAYALGVGADLVDTKAIRGGHPETVTAHARKYMEIVKGFQAGCLI comes from the coding sequence ATGAAGAAATCGGACGTGTTAGAGCAGATTCGGAAGATTGGGCTGGTGCCGGTGCTGCGCGCGGAGAGCGAGTCGCAGGCGCTGGCGCTGGCAGGGGCCATTGCGGATGGCGGCGTGACGTGCATGGAGGTGACGATGACCGTGCCGGGTGCTCTGAAGGTGATGGCGCGGCTGGCAAAGGAGCGGCCGGAGATTCTGCTGGGTGCGGGGACGGTGCTCGATGCGGAGACCGCGAAGGAGTGTGTGGGTGAGGGCGCGACGTTCATTGTGAGTCCGGCGTTCGATGAGAAGACGGTCTCTTACTGTCGCGCGCATGAGATTGCTGTGCTGCCGGGAGCGCTGACGCCTACCGAGGTGATCCGTGCATGGGATGCGGGTGCGGATGTGGTGAAGATCTTTCCGGCGAGCGCGATGGGTGGGGCGAAGTATCTCAAGAGCCTGAAGGCGCCGTTGCCGAACATTGAGATGATTCCGACCGGCGGCGTGAGCCTGGCTACGGCGCATGAGTTTCTGGATGCAGGTGCGTATGCGTTGGGGGTCGGTGCGGACCTGGTGGATACGAAGGCGATCCGCGGTGGGCACCCGGAGACGGTGACGGCGCACGCGCGGAAGTATATGGAGATCGTGAAGGGCTTTCAGGCAGGGTGTTTGATCTAG
- a CDS encoding twin-arginine translocation signal domain-containing protein — protein sequence MAHQPSRRNFLRTAPLAAAALAATPSFAEPMQDAAAPEHFQLFTAEKLAADRERLQATPGNDNLFTPASLPFTVVLTTEDKKAAKEFEWHEGRDHILQILEGSTEYEVGGTPQGGHNTKPMEWLAPASEGATKLTLHKGDMLIIPRGTPHKRTTAESVTFYLISTTGK from the coding sequence ATGGCACACCAACCCTCCCGCCGCAACTTCCTGCGCACCGCCCCTCTCGCCGCCGCCGCGCTCGCCGCCACACCCAGCTTTGCGGAACCCATGCAGGACGCCGCCGCGCCCGAGCACTTCCAGCTCTTCACCGCTGAAAAGCTCGCCGCAGACCGTGAACGCTTGCAGGCCACGCCCGGCAACGACAACCTCTTCACCCCCGCCAGCCTTCCCTTCACCGTCGTCCTCACCACCGAGGACAAGAAGGCCGCCAAAGAGTTCGAGTGGCACGAAGGCCGCGACCACATCCTGCAGATACTAGAAGGCAGCACCGAGTACGAGGTAGGCGGCACGCCACAAGGCGGCCACAACACCAAGCCCATGGAGTGGCTCGCACCCGCCTCCGAAGGCGCCACGAAACTCACGCTGCACAAGGGCGACATGCTCATCATCCCGCGCGGCACTCCGCACAAGCGCACCACCGCGGAAAGCGTCACCTTCTATCTCATCTCCACCACCGGCAAGTAG
- a CDS encoding type II toxin-antitoxin system RelE/ParE family toxin, which yields MIEIRETETFAGWLSQLRDDRAKAKIAVRVRRLAFGNPGDIKPVGEGVSELRIPHGPGYRVYFIQRGSLLIVLLCGGDKSSQNKDIATAKKLAKEEL from the coding sequence GTGATCGAAATCCGCGAAACCGAGACCTTCGCTGGATGGCTTAGTCAACTCCGCGATGATCGCGCCAAAGCCAAGATCGCCGTTCGCGTCCGCCGCTTGGCCTTTGGCAATCCCGGAGACATCAAACCCGTTGGCGAAGGCGTCAGCGAACTTCGTATCCCGCACGGCCCGGGTTACCGCGTCTATTTCATCCAGCGCGGCAGCCTCTTGATTGTTCTACTCTGCGGCGGCGACAAGTCATCGCAGAACAAAGACATCGCAACCGCAAAGAAGCTGGCCAAGGAGGAACTATGA
- a CDS encoding addiction module antidote protein, producing MTAAKTKPFDPAAYLDSPEAIATYLTEALETGDPAFVADALGVVARARGMSEVAHAAGVSRESLYRALSAEGNPEFGTVLKVAQALGVRLAFETAA from the coding sequence ATGACTGCTGCCAAAACTAAACCCTTCGACCCCGCCGCCTACCTCGACTCTCCCGAGGCCATCGCAACCTACCTCACCGAAGCCCTCGAAACCGGCGATCCCGCCTTCGTCGCCGATGCTCTCGGCGTCGTCGCCCGCGCCCGCGGTATGAGCGAGGTTGCCCACGCCGCCGGCGTCTCCCGCGAAAGCCTCTATCGCGCCCTCAGCGCCGAAGGCAATCCTGAGTTCGGCACCGTCCTCAAGGTCGCCCAGGCCCTCGGCGTTCGCCTTGCCTTTGAAACAGCCGCCTGA
- a CDS encoding cupin domain-containing protein: MEIKRVGSQASGKGPVDWFTGAVRVDPLFQAADPARVVGASVTFEPGARTAWHTHPLGQTLIVTAGCGWVQREGGVVEEIHPGDVVWFAPGEKHWHGATPTTAMTHIAIQEWQDGKTVDWMEHVSDEQYRRCM, encoded by the coding sequence ATGGAGATCAAACGCGTTGGCTCGCAGGCGTCCGGCAAAGGCCCGGTAGATTGGTTTACCGGGGCCGTTCGCGTGGACCCGCTGTTTCAGGCGGCTGATCCGGCGCGGGTGGTTGGCGCGAGTGTGACGTTTGAGCCGGGAGCGCGCACGGCATGGCATACGCATCCGCTGGGACAGACGCTGATTGTGACCGCTGGTTGTGGCTGGGTGCAGCGTGAAGGTGGCGTTGTGGAAGAGATCCATCCGGGCGACGTGGTTTGGTTTGCGCCGGGAGAGAAGCACTGGCACGGTGCGACGCCGACGACAGCGATGACGCACATCGCGATTCAGGAGTGGCAGGACGGCAAGACCGTCGATTGGATGGAGCATGTGAGCGACGAGCAATATCGGCGCTGCATGTGA
- a CDS encoding sugar kinase: protein MAQGTATDGLTIRETKDCRWDLVSLGEVMLRFDPGERRIVGARSFDVWEGGGEYNVARGLRRCFGLRTSIVTALVDNPVGRLVEDLMLQGGVDLSHVSWHEFDGVGRAARNGVYFLERGFGVRGGLGMMDRGATPISQMKPEDVDWDAIFGGEGVRWFHTGGVMAALSESATAVVREAMEAAKRHATMVSFDCNYRPSLWKSRGGRKGSVEVNRALMAYVDVLFGHEGDIAATLGEAAHGPVWHTLESYAPMAERVVAEFPNLRAIASTVRKPVTANRNSWSAFGWMNGETSEALKFDELEILDRVGGGDSFASGVIYGLMSGNGLKWSLDCGVAHGALAMTTAGDSSMATKAEVERLMSGGGAGTVR, encoded by the coding sequence GTGGCGCAGGGAACGGCTACAGACGGATTGACGATTCGAGAGACCAAGGATTGCCGGTGGGACCTGGTCTCGCTGGGTGAGGTGATGCTGCGCTTCGATCCGGGTGAGCGCAGGATCGTGGGCGCGCGCAGCTTCGATGTGTGGGAGGGCGGCGGCGAGTACAACGTCGCTCGCGGGCTGCGGCGGTGCTTCGGGCTGCGGACGTCGATTGTGACGGCACTGGTGGACAACCCTGTGGGCAGGCTGGTGGAGGACCTGATGCTGCAAGGTGGCGTGGACCTGTCGCATGTGAGCTGGCATGAGTTCGATGGCGTGGGGCGGGCTGCGCGCAACGGTGTGTACTTTCTGGAGCGCGGCTTTGGGGTACGCGGCGGGCTGGGGATGATGGACCGCGGAGCGACGCCGATCTCACAGATGAAGCCTGAGGATGTGGACTGGGATGCGATCTTCGGTGGCGAAGGTGTGCGGTGGTTTCATACAGGCGGCGTGATGGCTGCGCTGAGTGAGAGCGCGACTGCCGTGGTGCGCGAGGCGATGGAGGCGGCGAAGCGGCATGCAACGATGGTGAGCTTCGACTGCAACTATCGTCCGTCGCTTTGGAAGTCGCGAGGCGGACGCAAGGGCTCGGTGGAGGTGAACCGCGCACTGATGGCCTATGTAGACGTGCTGTTCGGCCATGAAGGCGATATTGCCGCGACGCTGGGTGAGGCTGCGCATGGGCCGGTGTGGCATACGCTCGAAAGCTATGCGCCGATGGCGGAGCGCGTGGTGGCGGAGTTTCCGAACCTGCGGGCGATTGCGAGCACGGTGCGCAAGCCTGTGACGGCGAACCGGAATAGCTGGAGCGCGTTTGGCTGGATGAACGGCGAGACTAGTGAGGCGCTGAAGTTCGATGAGCTGGAGATTCTGGACCGCGTGGGTGGCGGCGACTCGTTTGCGTCGGGCGTGATCTATGGGCTGATGAGCGGAAACGGTTTGAAGTGGTCGCTGGATTGTGGTGTGGCGCATGGCGCGCTGGCGATGACGACGGCGGGGGACTCATCGATGGCGACGAAGGCCGAGGTGGAACGGCTGATGAGTGGCGGCGGTGCCGGAACGGTGCGTTGA
- a CDS encoding acyltransferase, whose protein sequence is MEATSVALPPKRHYPILDGLRGVAAIIVVTFHTLEVYSHGDHAKQILNHGYLAVDFFFLLSGFVVAYAYDDRWSRMTLAGFAKRRLIRLQPMVVMGSIIGAIFFYFQSGPTFPLVAGTPVWKLLLVMLIGCTLIPLPVSMDIRGWQEMHPLDGPAWSLFFEYVANILYALVLRKISNRWLSLLVLLAAGFLLQLALTAPSGDVIGGWSITATQLHIGFARLLYPFLAGVLLMRLDWRINVRSGFAVCSVLLALALCLPRAGSPQHVWENGLYDALCILIVFPLIVAAGAGSAESGGWLQRLSKFLGDLSYPLYITHYPLIYMQTAWVIQKHPTFEQSVVVDVLLIVVAISIAYASLKLYDEPVRRWLSAKFA, encoded by the coding sequence ATGGAAGCTACCTCTGTTGCCCTGCCACCCAAACGCCATTACCCGATCCTCGACGGGCTTCGCGGCGTTGCTGCTATCATCGTCGTCACGTTTCACACGCTTGAGGTGTACTCGCATGGCGACCATGCGAAGCAGATTCTTAACCACGGTTACTTAGCGGTTGATTTCTTCTTCCTGCTGTCGGGCTTCGTTGTGGCGTATGCCTATGATGACCGATGGAGTCGGATGACGCTGGCGGGATTTGCCAAACGCAGGCTCATCCGGCTGCAGCCGATGGTGGTCATGGGTTCGATCATTGGGGCGATCTTTTTCTACTTTCAGAGCGGGCCGACGTTTCCGCTGGTTGCTGGCACGCCGGTTTGGAAGCTGCTGCTGGTGATGCTGATTGGCTGCACGCTGATACCGTTGCCCGTGTCGATGGACATTCGCGGCTGGCAGGAGATGCATCCACTAGATGGGCCAGCGTGGTCTCTGTTCTTCGAGTATGTTGCGAATATTCTGTATGCGCTTGTGCTGCGGAAGATTTCGAACCGCTGGTTGAGCCTGCTGGTGTTGCTCGCGGCTGGATTTTTGCTGCAGTTGGCATTGACGGCGCCGAGCGGCGATGTGATCGGCGGCTGGAGCATCACAGCGACACAGTTGCACATTGGCTTTGCGCGGTTGCTCTATCCGTTTCTGGCCGGTGTGTTGCTGATGCGGCTGGACTGGCGGATCAACGTGCGCAGCGGCTTTGCGGTGTGCAGCGTGTTGCTGGCGTTGGCACTGTGCCTGCCACGGGCGGGATCGCCGCAGCATGTGTGGGAGAACGGCCTTTATGATGCGCTGTGCATCCTCATCGTTTTTCCGCTAATCGTTGCGGCGGGCGCGGGAAGCGCGGAGTCTGGAGGATGGTTGCAACGTCTGAGCAAGTTTCTCGGCGACCTCTCGTATCCGCTGTACATCACACACTATCCACTGATTTATATGCAGACGGCGTGGGTGATACAGAAGCATCCGACGTTTGAGCAGAGCGTTGTTGTGGATGTACTGTTGATCGTCGTCGCGATCTCGATTGCGTATGCCAGTCTGAAGCTCTATGACGAACCTGTCCGCCGCTGGCTCAGCGCGAAGTTTGCGTGA